In Cellulomonas sp. Y8, the genomic stretch TCCGGGCGGCGGGCCACGACGTCGTGGAGGCCGACCCGGACGAGGTCGAGGCGGTCGACGGGTACGACGCGGTCGTGCTCGGCTCGGCGGTCTACGTGGGGCGGCTCGCGGCGGCGCTGCGCGAGCTCGTCGACCGGCAGGCCGCGCAGCTCGCCGCCCGGCCGACGTGGCTGTTCTGGTCCGGACGGGTGGGGGAGCCGCCGCTGCCCGCCGCCGAGCCCGACGACGTGCGGGTCGTGGCCCGGCGGGTGGCGGCGCGGGACGTCGCGGCGTTCGGCGGCCGGCTGCAGCGCGACGAGCTCGGGCTCGCGGAGCGCGCGCTGGTCGCGATGATCGAGGCCGAGGCGGGCGACTTCCGCGACTTCGACGAGGTGGACGCCTGGGCAGCGCGGGTCGCGGACGAGCTGGGGCGGATCGAGCGCGGTGGCCGGGTGGCGCAGGGCTGACCCGCGGCCGCGCGCCGGCCGGGCCACCGCCGCGCGACGACGTCCCGTCAGCGGCGCGCGACCAGCAGCAGCAGCCCGCGCAGCTGCTCCACCTGCTCCGCGGTCAGCCCGTCGGTGACCATCGCCTCGGCGGCGACCGGGTCCGAGGCCGCGAGCACGGCCGCGCGCCCGGCGTCGGTCGCGGAGATCTGGTGCTTGCGCCGGTCGGTGGCGTGGGCCGTCCGGGTGACGTAGCCCGACCGCTCGAGCCGGGCGAGCACCCGGCTCATCGTCTGCTCGGTGACGTCGCACAGCGCCGCGAGCTCCGCCTGGGTGCGTGGTCCGCGCAGCAGGATGACCAGCACCGGCTGGCTCGCGTGGTTGAGGTCCCAGGACGCGAGGTGCGCGTTCCAGTCCCGCTCGACCCGGCGCGCGGCGGCGGACAGCAGCCGGCCCACCGGCCAGCCGCTCGGCTCCGGCGCGGCCATCGCCTGCCACCGCGGGTGCTCCTGCGGCCCTCCGGCGTCGCGCTCCACTCGTCCCTCTCCTCCTGCTGGGCAGTTGCCCCGGCCTCATGTTGCCGGAACGCGGCGCATCCCGCATAGTGCTCAGCATGCTGAGGAACGGGGCACGGGGGATCGGGCGGGGACTGGCCGTGCTGGCGGTCGCCGCGGGGTGGTTGGCGGTGGGCTCGCTCGGGGGCATGGCCCAGGGGCAGCTCTCGCAGGTGCAGACGAACGACGCGGCGGCGTTCCTGCCGTCGTCGGCGGAGTCGACGCGCGCCGCGGAGGCGTCGGCGGCGTTCACGGAGTCCGAGGCGCTGCCGGTGCTGGTGGTGCTCGAGGCCGAGGACGGCGGCGCGCTGGACCCGGCCGCGATCGAGGCGGTGCAGCCCGTCGTCGCAGCGCTGCCGGACGTGCCGATGCCCGGCACCGACCCGGCGGCGGGCGACCCGGCCACGCTCGGTGACGTGCTCACGGCCGACCCGGTCGTCGTGCCCTCGGAGGACGGCGAGGCGCTGCTGGTCCCGCTGTCCCTCGACGCCGCGCAGGCGGACGCCTCGCTGGCCGACGACGAGAGCGTGGTCGGCGCGACGGTCCAGGCCGTCCGCGACACGCTGGCCGACGAGCTGGGCGCGACCGCCGACTCGTCCGGCGAGGCCGGGCTGCGCGCCTGGGTCACCGGGCCGGGCGGGTTCGTCGCGGACCTCACGAACGCGTTCGGCGGGATCGACGGCGTGCTGCTGCTCGTCGCCCTCGGGGCGGTCCTCGTGATCCTCGTGCTGGTCTACCGGTCGCCGTTCCTGCCGCTCGCGGTGATCCTCACCGCGGTGTTCGCGCTGTGCGCCGCCGCGCTCGCCGTCTACCACCTGGCCGACGCCGGGGTGCTGACGCTGAACGGCCAGGCCCAGGGCATCCTGTCGATCCTGGTCGTCGGCGCGTCCGTCGACTACGCGCTGCTGATCGTCGCCCGGTACCGCGAGGAGCTGCGCACCGTCGAGGCACCGTCGGCCGCGATGCGCCGCGCGCTGCGCCGCAGCCTGGAGCCGATCACCGCCAGCGCGGGCACCGTCGTCGCCGGCCTGCTCTGCCTGCTGCTGTCCGACCTCGCGTCCAACCGGTCGCTGGGCCCCGTCGGCGCCCTCGGGATCGCAGCCGCGTACCTGGCGGCGTTCACCCTGCTCCCGCTACTGCTGCTCATCGCCGGGCGCCGGTCCCGGGCGCTGTTCTGGCCGCGGGTGCCGCGGGTCGCCGAGCCGGGCGCGCACGCGGTGGGCCCGGCGCACGACGAGCCGGCGGCCGTCGGGGCGGCCGCCCCCGCCGTCCCGGAGCACGACCACCACGGCGCGCACGCGCCGGCCGGCCACCCTGCGCCCGCCCAGGGCCTGTGGGGCCGGCTGGCCCGCGGCGTCGGCCGCCGCGACCGGCTGGTGTGGGTGCTGACCACCGTCATCCTGCTCGGCTGCGCGGCGTTCCTGCCGACGTTCCAGGCCTCGGGCACCAGCCAGGCCGACGTGTTCCTGACCGACGTCGACGCGGTGGCCGGCGAGGAGGTGCTCGCCGAGCACTTCCCGGCCGGCACCGTCCAGCCCGCCACCGTGATCGTGGCGCAGGACGAGGCCGACGCCGTGGTCGAGGCGGCGCTGGCCGTCGACGGCGTGGTGTCCGCGGCCCCGTACACCGGGGCGGCGACGGGCGTGCCGACGGGGAGCGGCGGCCCCGGAGCGGACGAGCCCGCGGAGCCGGTCGTCGTCGACGGGGACGTGCTGGTCGACGTCGCCACCGAGGCGGCCGCGGACACCACGGAGGGCGTCGCGACGGTCGAGCGGCTGCGCGACGCGGTGCACGAGGTCGCCCCCGACGCGCTGGTGGGCGGGGCCGCCGCCGAGACGCTGGACGCGCAGGACGCCGGCACCCGGGACCTGCGGGTGATCGTGCCGGTGGTGCTGGTCGTGATCCTGCTCATCCTCATGGTGCTGCTGCGGTCCGTCGTGGCCGCGGTGCTGCTGATGCTCGCCAACGTGCTGTCGTTCGCGGCCGCCCTGGGCGTCGCGGCGCTCGTCTTCGAGCACGTGCTCGACTTCCCGGGCGCCGACCCGGCCGTCCCGCTCTACGCCTTCACGTTCCTGGTGGCCCTCGGGGTCGACTACTCGATCTTCCTCATGACCCGCGTCCGCGAGGAGAGCGCGCGCCTCGGCACCCGCGAGGGCGTGCTCCGCGGGCTGGCGGTGACCGGCGGGGTGATCACCTCGGCGGGCGTGGTGCTCGCGGTGACATTCGCCGCGCTGGGCGTGATCCCGCTGCTGTTCCTCGCGCAGCTGGCGTTCATCGTGGCGTTCGGCGTGCTGCTCGACACGCTCGTGGTCCGCAGCCTGCTCGTCCCGGCGCTGGTGCACGACGTCGGCCGCCGCACCTGGTGGCCGAGCCGGCTCGCCCGTCAGGAGGAGGGCGTGCACCGGGCCTAGGGTGGCGGCCATGACGGACGCGCTGCGGGTGGGACTGGTCGGCTACGGCTCGGCGGGGCGGGGCATCCACGCCCGGCTGCTCCGCGAGGTCGGCGCCGAGGTGGCCCGGGTCGTGACCCGGAACCCGGCGCGCGCCACCGCGGCCGGCCGGGACTGGGCGGGCGTCGCGGTCGACGCCGACGTCCCGTCGCTGCTCGCGCACGCCACCGACCTCGACGTGGTCGTCGTCGCCAGCCCGACCGGCGACCACGTCGAGCACGTCACGCAGGCGCTGGCCGCGGGGGCGTGGGTCGTCGTCGACAAGCCGCTGGCGACCACCGCAGACGAGGCGGCCGCCCTGGCGCGGCTCGGCGCGGAGGCCGGCGGGCGGCTGACGGTGTTCCAGAACCGCCGGTGGGACCCGGAGCAGCTGACGCTGCGCGGGCTGCTCGAGGCCGGCGAGCTGGGCACCGTGCACCGGTTCGAGCGCCGCTGGGAGCGGTGGCGCCCGGTGCCGCAGGACCGGTGGAAGGAGAACGACACCCGCGCCGGCGGCCTGCTGCTCGACCTCGGGGCGCACCTGGTCGACTCCGCGGTCCAGCTGTTCGGGCCGGTCGCGCGGGTGCACGCCGAGCTCCGCAGCCTCACCACCCCCGCCGAGGACGACGTGTTCCTCGCGCTCACGCACGCCCCGCGGCCGGACGGGTCCGCGGTCATCAGCCACCTGCAGGCCGGCGGGCTGGTCGGCGCGCCCGGCCCGCGCACCCGCGTGCTCGGCGACCGGGGTGCGTACCTGGTGACGAGCTTCGAGGGCGAGGCGACGCCGTTCTCCGTCCTCGACGAGGGCGACGACGCGCACGAGGGCTGGCTGGTGCACGGCGACGAGCGGGTGCCGGTACGGCGCGCGCCCGGCGGGCACCCGGACTTCTACCGGGCCGTCGAGGCGTGGGTGCGGGGCACGGGGCCGGTTCCCGTCGACCCGGCCGACGCCGTCGTGACCGCGCGCGTCCTGGACGCCGCGCGGGTCTCGGCGCGCGAGCACCGCGCGGTCGCGCTGGACGCGTAGCGCGCGCCCGCGCCCGCCCACCGGGCCGGGCCGCCGAGTGGGCACTCGACGTCCCCGTCCCGGGCGTCGAGGGGACATCGAGTGCCCGCTCGGCGGGGCCGTCGGGGGCGCGGGTGGGACTCGCGGGTCAGGGGAGGACGTAGGCCGCCGCGGACTCCGGGGTGGGGTGGGTGTGCTGGAAGCCGGAGGCCGTCAGCGCCGCCGGGACGACCCGCAGGCTGCCGAGGATCTCCTCCGAGAACTGGCCCAGGGCGATCCGCAGCGCGAAGCCCGGCACCGGCAGGACCGCGGGGCGGTGCGCGCGGTCGGCCAGGGCCCGGACGATCGCGAGCTCCGTCGCCGGCTCGGCCGTGAGGTTCACCGGCCCGCCGACCGGCGCGTCGAGCAGGTGCAGGATCGCGCGCACCTCGTCCTCGAGGCTGATCCACGACCAGTACTGCCGGCCCGACCCGAGCGGTCCGCCGAGCCCGAGCCGGATCAGCGGCAGCAGCCGCCCGAGCGCCCCGCCCGACGGCGCCAGCACGATCCCGGTGCGCAGGAACGCGACCCGGACCCGCGGGTCCGCGACCGCGGGCGCCGCGGCGGCCTCCCACGCGCGGACGACCTCGGCGAGGTAGGACGTGCCGTAGGGCTCCTCCTCGGTCACCCGGGTGTCACCGCGGTAGCCGTACGCGCCGGTCGCGGAGCCCTGGAGCAGCACGCGTGGCGGCTCGGCCATCCCGGCGACCGTCCGGGCGAGCAGCCCCGTGGTGCTCGTGCGCGACTCGAGCACGACCTGCTTGCGGGCCGGGGTGAGCCGCTTGTCGCCGACGCCCGCGCCCGCCAGGTTCACGACGGCGTCGGCCCCGGCGAGGGCCGCCGGGTCCAGCACGCCGGCCCGCGGGTCCCAGGCGCGCTCGTCGGGGGTCCGCGGTGCGCGGCGGACCAGCCGGCGCACCTCGTGGCCCTCCGCGCGCAGCCGCGCGACCAGCGCCGTCCCGATGAGCCCGCTCGACCCCGCCACCACCACGATCATGCGGCCGACCCTACGTGCGCCGCC encodes the following:
- a CDS encoding MarR family winged helix-turn-helix transcriptional regulator; protein product: MERDAGGPQEHPRWQAMAAPEPSGWPVGRLLSAAARRVERDWNAHLASWDLNHASQPVLVILLRGPRTQAELAALCDVTEQTMSRVLARLERSGYVTRTAHATDRRKHQISATDAGRAAVLAASDPVAAEAMVTDGLTAEQVEQLRGLLLLVARR
- a CDS encoding flavodoxin domain-containing protein, which translates into the protein MRVLVTVASRHGSTREIGVEVAEVLRAAGHDVVEADPDEVEAVDGYDAVVLGSAVYVGRLAAALRELVDRQAAQLAARPTWLFWSGRVGEPPLPAAEPDDVRVVARRVAARDVAAFGGRLQRDELGLAERALVAMIEAEAGDFRDFDEVDAWAARVADELGRIERGGRVAQG
- a CDS encoding Gfo/Idh/MocA family oxidoreductase, with protein sequence MTDALRVGLVGYGSAGRGIHARLLREVGAEVARVVTRNPARATAAGRDWAGVAVDADVPSLLAHATDLDVVVVASPTGDHVEHVTQALAAGAWVVVDKPLATTADEAAALARLGAEAGGRLTVFQNRRWDPEQLTLRGLLEAGELGTVHRFERRWERWRPVPQDRWKENDTRAGGLLLDLGAHLVDSAVQLFGPVARVHAELRSLTTPAEDDVFLALTHAPRPDGSAVISHLQAGGLVGAPGPRTRVLGDRGAYLVTSFEGEATPFSVLDEGDDAHEGWLVHGDERVPVRRAPGGHPDFYRAVEAWVRGTGPVPVDPADAVVTARVLDAARVSAREHRAVALDA
- a CDS encoding MMPL family transporter, encoding MLRNGARGIGRGLAVLAVAAGWLAVGSLGGMAQGQLSQVQTNDAAAFLPSSAESTRAAEASAAFTESEALPVLVVLEAEDGGALDPAAIEAVQPVVAALPDVPMPGTDPAAGDPATLGDVLTADPVVVPSEDGEALLVPLSLDAAQADASLADDESVVGATVQAVRDTLADELGATADSSGEAGLRAWVTGPGGFVADLTNAFGGIDGVLLLVALGAVLVILVLVYRSPFLPLAVILTAVFALCAAALAVYHLADAGVLTLNGQAQGILSILVVGASVDYALLIVARYREELRTVEAPSAAMRRALRRSLEPITASAGTVVAGLLCLLLSDLASNRSLGPVGALGIAAAYLAAFTLLPLLLLIAGRRSRALFWPRVPRVAEPGAHAVGPAHDEPAAVGAAAPAVPEHDHHGAHAPAGHPAPAQGLWGRLARGVGRRDRLVWVLTTVILLGCAAFLPTFQASGTSQADVFLTDVDAVAGEEVLAEHFPAGTVQPATVIVAQDEADAVVEAALAVDGVVSAAPYTGAATGVPTGSGGPGADEPAEPVVVDGDVLVDVATEAAADTTEGVATVERLRDAVHEVAPDALVGGAAAETLDAQDAGTRDLRVIVPVVLVVILLILMVLLRSVVAAVLLMLANVLSFAAALGVAALVFEHVLDFPGADPAVPLYAFTFLVALGVDYSIFLMTRVREESARLGTREGVLRGLAVTGGVITSAGVVLAVTFAALGVIPLLFLAQLAFIVAFGVLLDTLVVRSLLVPALVHDVGRRTWWPSRLARQEEGVHRA
- a CDS encoding TIGR01777 family oxidoreductase, with protein sequence MIVVVAGSSGLIGTALVARLRAEGHEVRRLVRRAPRTPDERAWDPRAGVLDPAALAGADAVVNLAGAGVGDKRLTPARKQVVLESRTSTTGLLARTVAGMAEPPRVLLQGSATGAYGYRGDTRVTEEEPYGTSYLAEVVRAWEAAAAPAVADPRVRVAFLRTGIVLAPSGGALGRLLPLIRLGLGGPLGSGRQYWSWISLEDEVRAILHLLDAPVGGPVNLTAEPATELAIVRALADRAHRPAVLPVPGFALRIALGQFSEEILGSLRVVPAALTASGFQHTHPTPESAAAYVLP